The following coding sequences lie in one Primulina huaijiensis isolate GDHJ02 chromosome 2, ASM1229523v2, whole genome shotgun sequence genomic window:
- the LOC140960074 gene encoding phenylacetaldehyde reductase-like isoform X1 has product MDCRSRLVCVTGASGYVASWLVKLLLLNGYTVKGTVRDLGKAGKVAHLKALEGAQERLQLFEADLIEEGSLDSIIHDCVGLFHTASPVLYSISDPQKQLIEPSVNGTLNVLKSCTKAPSIKRVVLTSSIASVTLNRNPRGPDTIMDETWFSDPELCKETKQWYWLAKTLAEQTAVKYAAQNGIDLVVMNPGFVIGPLLQPTLNASSHFILDIIKGKKIFPDYQFVDVRDVASAHVMALEDSSANGRYILVESSVDHYEAVQILHELVNPSHNNPYQNVTGNLTVKVSKKKAESLGLNFIPMEVSFKDMIETLRHKNFLHIWKRRDQC; this is encoded by the exons ATGGATTGTAGAAGTAGATTAGTATGTGTGACAGGAGCTTCGGGGTACGTAGCTTCATGGCTGGTTAAGCTTTTGCTGCTAAATGGCTACACCGTCAAAGGCACGGTTCGAGACCTCG GGAAGGCTGGTAAAGTTGCGCACCTAAAAGCACTTGAAGGAGCTCAAGAGAGACTGCAGTTATTTGAAGCCGACTTGATAGAAGAAGGGTCTCTTGATTCAATTATACATGATTGTGTTGGACTGTTTCACACTGCATCTCCCGTTTTGTATTCAATTTCTGATCCACAG AAACAACTGATTGAACCATCGGTGAACGGAACGCTAAACGTCCTCAAGTCATGCACCAAAGCACCATCTATCAAAAGAGTTGTGCTCACATCTTCCATAGCTTCAGTTACACTCAACAGAAATCCCCGTGGCCCGGATACCATAATGGATGAGACCTGGTTTTCGGACCCCGAATTATGTAAAGAAACAAAG CAATGGTATTGGCTTGCGAAGACATTAGCAGAGCAAACTGCGGTGAAATATGCAGCACAAAATGGGATTGATCTGGTAGTGATGAATCCCGGGTTCGTGATTGGTCCTCTCCTTCAGCCAACTCTCAATGCTTCGTCTCACTTCATTTTGGACATCATAAAAG gaaaaaaaatatttcccgACTATCAATTTGTTGATGTTAGAGACGTTGCGTCTGCTCATGTTATGGCTCTTGAGGATTCATCGGCTAATGGAAGATACATTTTAGTCGAATCGTCGGTGGACCATTACGAAGCTGTGCAGATTTTACATGAGCTAGTTAACCCTTCACACAACAATCCTTATCAGAA TGTTACTGGGAATCTAACAGTTAAGGTGTCCAAGAAGAAAGCCGAGAGTTTGGGGTTGAATTTTATACCTATGGAGGTGAGCTTCAAGGACATGATCGAGACTTTGAGGCATAAAAACTTCCTCCACATTTGGAAGAGGCGGGACCAGTGTTAG
- the LOC140960086 gene encoding mitogen-activated protein kinase kinase kinase 20-like produces the protein MHWIRGETLGRGGFAFVSKGTTRQDGCLSNIPPIVAVKSSKSSHSNSLLKEKKLLDRFNHCPFIIRYFGDDTTLEDGQELYNIFLEYASGGCLADIIKSCGGKGLPEPVIKNHTRSILTALSHMHALGYVHCDIKPHNVLLVKDGDEKTSANTFGEETAKLADLGSAINMRGGDDEDVGGFRGTVLYAAPESIANQTYVPQSDVWSLGCTLLFMLTGKSPWKFDNRTTAADVMMTIGCSDQIPEIPSTKKISKEAVDFLKKCFVKDPRSRCTADMLLDHPFVKASNASPHAGKCSSHHHHRYLTSRLSHGISSLVPSCFHVVDSAAVRPI, from the coding sequence ATGCATTGGATCAGAGGAGAAACTTTGGGCAGAGGGGGTTTTGCCTTTGTCTCTAAAGGCACAACCCGACAAGATGGCTGCCTCAGTAATATTCCACCCATCGTCGCTGTCAAATCTTCTAAATCATCCCACTCCaactctcttctcaaagaaaagaaGCTGCTCGATCGGTTCAATCATTGTCCCTTCATCATCCGATATTTCGGGGACGACACCACCCTAGAAGATGGCCAGGAACTATACAATATTTTTCTCGAGTACGCATCTGGAGGTTGTTTGGCAGATATCATCAAATCTTGCGGCGGCAAAGGTTTGCCGGAGCCTGTTATCAAAAATCACACGAGATCGATTCTCACGGCTCTTTCTCATATGCACGCACTCGGGTATGTGCACTGCGATATTAAGCCACACAACGTCTTACTGGTTAAAGATGGTGACGAGAAAACGAGTGCGAACACTTTTGGCGAAGAAACTGCAAAGCTCGCAGATCTCGGAAGTGCTATTAACATGCGTGGCGGCGATGATGAGGATGTCGGGGGATTCAGGGGCACCGTTCTTTATGCGGCACCGGAGTCGATAGCCAATCAAACATACGTACCTCAATCAGATGTTTGGTCTTTGGGATGCACCCTCTTGTTCATGTTGACTGGGAAATCGCCTTGGAAGTTCGACAACCGGACGACTGCCGCGGATGTGATGATGACGATCGGCTGTAGTGATCAGATTCCGGAGATCCCGAGTACTAAGAAGATTTCGAAAGAGGCCGTAGATTTTCTCAAGAAGTGTTTTGTTAAGGATCCAAGATCAAGATGTACTGCCGACATGCTTCTAGATCATCCCTTTGTCAAAGCTAGCAACGCCTCCCCTCATGCCGGAAAATGCAGcagccaccaccaccaccgttATCTCACCTCAAGATTATCTCACGGCATCAGTTCATTGGTCCCCAGCTGTTTTCATGTCGTTGATTCCGCTGCAGTCCGTCCTATTTAA
- the LOC140960074 gene encoding phenylacetaldehyde reductase-like isoform X2, producing the protein MDCRSRLVCVTGASGYVASWLVKLLLLNGYTVKGTVRDLGKAGKVAHLKALEGAQERLQLFEADLIEEGSLDSIIHDCVGLFHTASPVLYSISDPQQWYWLAKTLAEQTAVKYAAQNGIDLVVMNPGFVIGPLLQPTLNASSHFILDIIKGKKIFPDYQFVDVRDVASAHVMALEDSSANGRYILVESSVDHYEAVQILHELVNPSHNNPYQNVTGNLTVKVSKKKAESLGLNFIPMEVSFKDMIETLRHKNFLHIWKRRDQC; encoded by the exons ATGGATTGTAGAAGTAGATTAGTATGTGTGACAGGAGCTTCGGGGTACGTAGCTTCATGGCTGGTTAAGCTTTTGCTGCTAAATGGCTACACCGTCAAAGGCACGGTTCGAGACCTCG GGAAGGCTGGTAAAGTTGCGCACCTAAAAGCACTTGAAGGAGCTCAAGAGAGACTGCAGTTATTTGAAGCCGACTTGATAGAAGAAGGGTCTCTTGATTCAATTATACATGATTGTGTTGGACTGTTTCACACTGCATCTCCCGTTTTGTATTCAATTTCTGATCCACAG CAATGGTATTGGCTTGCGAAGACATTAGCAGAGCAAACTGCGGTGAAATATGCAGCACAAAATGGGATTGATCTGGTAGTGATGAATCCCGGGTTCGTGATTGGTCCTCTCCTTCAGCCAACTCTCAATGCTTCGTCTCACTTCATTTTGGACATCATAAAAG gaaaaaaaatatttcccgACTATCAATTTGTTGATGTTAGAGACGTTGCGTCTGCTCATGTTATGGCTCTTGAGGATTCATCGGCTAATGGAAGATACATTTTAGTCGAATCGTCGGTGGACCATTACGAAGCTGTGCAGATTTTACATGAGCTAGTTAACCCTTCACACAACAATCCTTATCAGAA TGTTACTGGGAATCTAACAGTTAAGGTGTCCAAGAAGAAAGCCGAGAGTTTGGGGTTGAATTTTATACCTATGGAGGTGAGCTTCAAGGACATGATCGAGACTTTGAGGCATAAAAACTTCCTCCACATTTGGAAGAGGCGGGACCAGTGTTAG